The following proteins come from a genomic window of Sorghum bicolor cultivar BTx623 chromosome 3, Sorghum_bicolor_NCBIv3, whole genome shotgun sequence:
- the LOC8075463 gene encoding WAT1-related protein At5g64700, with amino-acid sequence MGNRAAFVVAFLLRAIYGGMQIVTKAAFDEGMSTSVFVFYRHLTGILFLVPIAFVLERKTAPPLSFKVSLKLFFHALYGIAGAINIYGLGLSYSSATSSSAIFNLLPAVAFFLAVLLRMETLNLKRFHGIAKASGVLFSIAGVIVLAFYQGPAFRSFIHHNPFHHTSNSHAGVTAHPKRVWIFGIFLTTLSTTSWALWTVLQGPMLEAYPSKLLNTTLQMIFATIQCFFIALAAERDFSKWKLALDIRLFAVLYSGIFVSGVAYYMQVWVIEKSGPVFLAMTMPITLLVTIILSLFLGEAVTLGSILGGIIMVGGLYSVLWAKRSEQVQVDANKQQMAPAPAEATQV; translated from the exons ATGGGCAACAGAGCAGCTTTCGTTGTTGCATTTCTCCTGAGGGCTATATATGGAGGCATGCAGATAGTAACCAAGGCTGCTTTCGATGAAGGCATGAGCACGTCGGTCTTTGTTTTCTACAGGCATCTAACTGGTATTCTCTTCTTGGTGCCCATTGCTTTTGTGCTTGAAAg GAAAACTGCTCCGCCGCTGTCATTCAAAGTCTCTCTGAAATTGTTTTTTCATGCACTATACGG GATTGCTGGAGCAATCAACATATATGGCCTTGGTCTCAGTTATTCTTCAGCAACATCatcatctgcaatatttaacctCTTGCCAGCTGTGGCTTTCTTTCTGGCTGTTCTTTTGCG GATGGAGACTTTGAACTTGAAGAGATTCCATGGGATTGCAAAAGCTTCAGGCGTATTGTTTAGCATTGCTGGTGTAATTGTACTTGCATTTTACCAAGGACCTGCATTCAGATCGTTCATCCACCATAACCCTTTTCATCACACAAGTAACTCCCATGCTGGGGTTACTGCTCATCCTAAAAGGGTTTGGATATTTGGAATTTTCTTGACGACTTTATCAACTACATCATGGGCTCTTTGGACAGTTCTTCAG GGGCCTATGCTGGAAGCATATCCATCTAAGCTGCTCAACACAACCCTCCAGATGATTTTTGCAACAATTCAGTGTTTCTTCATCGCCCTAGCGGCCGAGAGGGATTTTTCAAAATGGAAGCTAGCGCTGGACATACGTCTTTTTGCTGTATTGTACTCT GGAATATTTGTTTCAGGAGTTGCGTATTATATGCAAGTATGGGTCATTGAAAAGAGCGGGCCTGTTTTCTTGGCCATGACAATGCCAATAACCTTGCTTGTCACAATTATTCTGTCTTTGTTTCTCGGAGAAGCAGTTACCCTGGGAAG TATCTTAGGTGGAATAATCATGGTTGGTGGTCTGTATAGTGTCCTTTGGGCCAAGAGGTCTGAGCAAGTGCAAGTAGATGCCAACAAGCAACAAATGGCGCCTGCTCCAGCAGAGGCAACACAAGTTTAA